A window from Sphingobacteriia bacterium encodes these proteins:
- a CDS encoding phosphodiester glycosidase family protein, with the protein MSLKELTDYLLTLKCDWAINLDGGGSSSMYYEGKIVNNPTGDKDEGNGIKALRRISDAIIIKKKWY; encoded by the coding sequence ATGTCGTTAAAAGAATTAACGGATTATCTTTTAACACTCAAATGCGACTGGGCTATTAATCTAGATGGTGGTGGATCGTCTAGCATGTATTATGAAGGAAAAATTGTAAATAACCCAACAGGTGATAAAGACGAAGGTAATGGAATAAAAGCACTTAGAAGAATTTCTGATGCAATTATTATAAAGAAGAAATGGTACTAG
- a CDS encoding DUF1653 domain-containing protein, with protein sequence MHLGLYQHYKGNFYRVMAVGRLEETLEEVVIYHAMQGNYEVWVRPIKVFNETIEIEGKEIPRFKFIKPLFSEAEVLIS encoded by the coding sequence ATGCATTTAGGTTTATATCAGCACTATAAAGGCAATTTTTACAGAGTTATGGCAGTAGGTAGGTTAGAAGAAACTTTAGAAGAAGTAGTAATTTACCATGCTATGCAAGGTAACTATGAGGTTTGGGTTAGACCAATAAAGGTTTTTAATGAAACAATTGAAATTGAGGGAAAGGAAATTCCACGATTTAAGTTTATTAAACCTTTATTTTCTGAAGCGGAAGTTTTAATTTCATAA
- a CDS encoding EscU/YscU/HrcU family type III secretion system export apparatus switch protein, with the protein MANKKDKIAIALEYDKLSDVAPKVTAKGKGVLADKIIELAQKYNIEVHQDKELAEILGVLELDSIIPMEAYMAVAEILSYIYDKKKKDESNNEG; encoded by the coding sequence ATGGCTAATAAAAAAGATAAAATTGCAATTGCTTTAGAATATGACAAACTCAGTGATGTTGCACCAAAAGTAACGGCAAAAGGTAAAGGGGTATTAGCTGACAAAATTATTGAGCTAGCTCAGAAATATAATATTGAAGTCCACCAAGATAAAGAACTTGCAGAAATATTAGGAGTTTTAGAACTTGATTCAATAATACCTATGGAAGCCTACATGGCGGTAGCAGAAATTCTTTCTTATATATATGATAAAAAGAAAAAGGACGAATCAAATAATGAAGGATAA
- the rnhA gene encoding ribonuclease HI, which yields MKKVTIYTDGACSKNPGPGAWAAILIYNNSEKIVSGFAPDTTNNRMELMAAIEALKALKEKCEVNLYTDSRYVKQGITEWIEKWKRTNFKDKQNVDLWLELDEISKKHEISWHWVQAHSIHELNNRVDAIARGVVKQYLAEKV from the coding sequence ATGAAGAAAGTTACAATTTATACTGATGGTGCTTGTTCAAAAAATCCAGGTCCTGGAGCTTGGGCAGCTATATTAATTTATAATAATAGCGAAAAAATTGTTAGTGGTTTCGCGCCTGACACAACAAATAATCGTATGGAACTTATGGCAGCGATTGAAGCTTTAAAAGCTTTAAAAGAAAAATGCGAAGTAAATTTATATACTGATAGCCGTTATGTTAAACAAGGCATTACGGAATGGATTGAAAAATGGAAGCGTACCAATTTTAAAGATAAACAAAATGTTGATTTATGGCTTGAATTAGATGAGATATCTAAAAAGCATGAAATTTCTTGGCATTGGGTACAAGCTCATAGTATTCACGAATTAAATAATAGGGTTGATGCTATTGCAAGAGGTGTTGTGAAGCAATATTTAGCAGAAAAAGTATAA
- a CDS encoding COX15/CtaA family protein: protein MIFIGGVTRLTDSGLSIVEWKPVTGIIPPLSEYDWLQEFDKYKTSPEYNKINLGMSLKEFKFIYFLEYFHRVLGRLTGFIFFIPLIFFAIKKAFPRNVINCFIGIGILGAIQGFIGWYMVKSGLIDNPHVSQYRLALHLGTAIIILGIFCWIYLIIKYLPKKFDFFNKYSKLSLILVTWVFLQILTGAFVAGLDAGLIYNTFPLMNGKFIPDEILHLNPWWINFLENHASVQFLHRISSYGLFIFSLVLYFKILRLNNKTLCKTYSIFVVLLVAQMILGIITLLYQVPVAFGSLHQINGVLVFIFANIIFFNCLTEKSI, encoded by the coding sequence ATGATATTTATTGGTGGTGTAACAAGGCTTACTGATTCTGGTTTATCAATAGTTGAATGGAAACCAGTCACTGGAATTATTCCTCCTCTGTCAGAATATGATTGGCTTCAAGAATTTGATAAATACAAAACATCACCTGAATATAATAAAATTAATTTAGGCATGAGTTTAAAAGAATTTAAATTCATTTATTTTCTTGAATATTTTCACAGAGTTTTAGGTAGATTAACCGGTTTCATTTTTTTCATCCCCCTTATCTTTTTTGCTATAAAAAAAGCTTTTCCTAGAAATGTTATTAATTGTTTTATCGGAATAGGAATTTTAGGTGCCATTCAAGGTTTCATTGGCTGGTATATGGTTAAAAGTGGTTTAATTGATAATCCTCATGTAAGCCAATATAGACTTGCTCTTCATCTTGGAACAGCAATTATAATTCTTGGAATATTTTGCTGGATATATTTAATTATAAAATATTTACCTAAAAAGTTTGATTTTTTTAACAAATATAGTAAATTGTCTTTAATTCTAGTTACTTGGGTATTTTTACAAATTTTAACTGGTGCCTTTGTAGCAGGGCTTGATGCAGGGTTAATTTATAATACATTTCCGCTTATGAACGGAAAATTTATACCCGATGAAATTTTACATTTAAATCCTTGGTGGATTAACTTTTTAGAAAACCATGCATCTGTGCAGTTTTTACATAGAATAAGTTCTTACGGATTATTCATATTTAGCCTAGTTTTATATTTTAAAATTTTAAGGCTTAATAATAAAACGCTTTGTAAAACTTATTCAATTTTTGTAGTGCTTCTAGTAGCACAAATGATTTTAGGAATTATAACTCTTTTATATCAAGTGCCTGTAGCTTTTGGCTCTCTTCATCAGATTAATGGGGTTTTAGTGTTTATATTTGCAAATATAATATTTTTTAACTGTTTAACAGAAAAAAGTATATAA
- a CDS encoding YifB family Mg chelatase-like AAA ATPase → MIAKAKTVTFKGLQAIGVDVEVHMSSGLPALIIVGLPDKAVAESRERVRAALQSIGLALPPKRITINLAPADLYKEGSHFDLPIAIAMLTCMGIVPPEYLKEYVIAGELSLDGNINPVNGVLPMAMFAVSQHMGLICPEGNGKEAAWAGDLKILSPSNLILLLKHIKGEELLNHPKLNEDVTEEFTKQYNLADIKGQKLAKRALEIVAAGRHNMLMIGPPGAGKSMLAKRLPSILPKMTAEEILETSTIASISGLIADGKLQSERPFRSPHHSCSMAAMVGGGIGNKVKPGEVSLAHNGVLFLDELPEFSRVVLDALRQPIESREVLVSRAQTHVTFPAKFQLIAAMNPCHCGYLNDVERACSKAPRCSEDYTNKISGPIMDRIDIYVSLRNLSLKEINEASEEKEENSSEVLARVKAAFEIQKERYKNLSINFNCDLEGEYLTEFVKLNKDAKELLENAMEKLKLTMRGYTRIMRVARTIADLSAETEINKFHIAESINYRNLNLQAKLRDLA, encoded by the coding sequence ATGATAGCGAAAGCAAAAACGGTTACCTTTAAAGGCTTGCAAGCGATTGGTGTAGATGTAGAAGTGCATATGTCTAGCGGCCTTCCTGCTCTTATAATTGTGGGGCTTCCTGATAAAGCGGTTGCAGAGTCAAGAGAGCGAGTAAGAGCTGCTCTTCAATCAATTGGCCTTGCATTACCTCCAAAAAGAATAACAATTAATTTAGCACCAGCAGATCTTTATAAAGAAGGTAGTCATTTCGATTTACCAATCGCAATTGCTATGCTTACTTGTATGGGAATTGTTCCTCCTGAATATCTTAAAGAATATGTAATAGCAGGTGAGTTATCGCTTGATGGAAATATAAACCCGGTAAATGGTGTATTACCCATGGCAATGTTTGCGGTTAGTCAGCATATGGGATTAATATGTCCTGAAGGAAATGGAAAGGAAGCGGCCTGGGCAGGAGATTTAAAAATACTTTCTCCTTCTAATTTAATATTACTTTTAAAACATATTAAAGGAGAAGAATTACTAAATCATCCTAAACTTAATGAAGATGTAACAGAAGAATTTACTAAGCAATATAATTTAGCAGATATTAAAGGTCAGAAATTAGCAAAACGCGCACTTGAAATTGTAGCAGCGGGCAGACATAACATGTTAATGATAGGGCCACCAGGCGCAGGCAAATCAATGCTTGCAAAGCGTTTGCCTAGTATCTTACCTAAAATGACAGCAGAAGAAATATTAGAAACAAGTACAATTGCAAGTATTTCAGGTTTAATTGCTGATGGAAAACTTCAAAGTGAGCGTCCATTTAGATCTCCACACCATTCTTGTTCAATGGCTGCTATGGTTGGTGGTGGAATTGGTAATAAGGTAAAGCCTGGGGAAGTTTCACTTGCACATAACGGAGTGTTATTTCTTGATGAATTGCCAGAATTTTCACGAGTAGTATTAGATGCACTAAGACAGCCCATTGAATCTAGGGAAGTTTTAGTATCACGTGCGCAAACACATGTAACCTTTCCTGCAAAATTTCAACTTATAGCTGCTATGAACCCATGTCATTGTGGATATTTAAATGATGTGGAAAGAGCTTGTAGTAAGGCACCGCGTTGTTCTGAAGATTATACTAATAAAATTTCAGGACCAATAATGGATAGAATAGACATATATGTAAGCTTACGTAATTTATCTTTAAAAGAAATAAATGAAGCAAGTGAAGAAAAGGAAGAAAATAGTAGCGAGGTATTAGCAAGGGTAAAAGCCGCATTTGAGATTCAAAAAGAAAGATATAAAAATTTATCTATTAATTTTAATTGCGATTTAGAAGGCGAATATTTAACAGAGTTTGTAAAACTTAATAAAGATGCAAAAGAGCTGTTAGAAAATGCGATGGAAAAATTAAAATTAACTATGCGCGGCTATACAAGAATTATGCGAGTTGCGAGAACAATAGCTGATTTATCCGCAGAAACAGAAATAAATAAGTTTCATATAGCAGAATCTATAAATTATCGTAATTTAAATTTGCAAGCAAAACTGCGGGACTTGGCGTAG
- a CDS encoding MltA domain-containing protein, with the protein MKRFLALFVVILVTGCITKIKHKEDVIIEKTEFEKLRGWHQDNLNEFWPSFVKSCNKLLVLPETKKLHIGNKYYAGSLRDWHFVCRHVVSAQPHDYRKLLEDYFDVYKVKSSKKDTGLFTGYYEANLNASPKPTKKYKYPIYVMPPDKIKNIPYYTREEIEKGALKKKNLELYWTDDKVELFFMHIQGSGILHLPNKKAVRIGYAGQNGHPYVAIGRALKEMKAVPDNDSSAETIKRWLRHNPEKADYIMNKNPSYIFFREVDAVDGPIGSQGVELTSLRSIAIDKKFIPLGVPMWMETVIPATAYTMEKPVGSMVMAQDTGGAIKGAIRADVFFGHGKKAELLASSMKSKGRYFVLIPKTVNIRD; encoded by the coding sequence ATGAAAAGATTTTTAGCGTTATTTGTGGTTATTTTAGTTACTGGCTGTATAACAAAAATTAAACATAAAGAAGATGTCATAATTGAAAAAACAGAATTTGAAAAACTGCGCGGTTGGCATCAAGATAATTTAAATGAATTTTGGCCAAGTTTTGTTAAATCGTGTAACAAATTATTAGTGCTTCCTGAAACAAAAAAATTACACATAGGTAACAAATATTACGCTGGTAGTTTAAGAGACTGGCATTTTGTTTGTAGGCACGTAGTTTCAGCTCAACCTCATGACTATAGAAAATTACTGGAAGATTATTTTGATGTTTACAAAGTAAAAAGCTCAAAAAAAGATACAGGTTTATTTACTGGTTATTACGAAGCTAATCTTAATGCTTCACCTAAGCCAACAAAAAAGTATAAATACCCGATATATGTAATGCCACCAGATAAAATTAAAAATATTCCTTACTATACAAGAGAAGAAATTGAAAAAGGTGCTTTAAAAAAGAAAAATTTAGAACTTTACTGGACAGATGATAAAGTAGAATTATTTTTCATGCATATTCAAGGTTCAGGAATATTACATTTACCTAATAAAAAAGCAGTACGTATAGGATATGCAGGGCAAAATGGTCATCCATATGTTGCGATTGGCCGGGCTTTAAAAGAAATGAAAGCAGTACCAGATAACGATTCATCGGCTGAAACAATTAAAAGGTGGTTAAGACATAACCCTGAAAAAGCTGATTACATTATGAATAAAAATCCATCTTACATATTTTTCAGAGAAGTTGATGCCGTAGATGGGCCTATAGGTTCACAAGGTGTTGAGCTTACATCACTTCGCTCAATCGCTATAGATAAAAAATTTATACCACTCGGTGTTCCTATGTGGATGGAAACAGTAATTCCAGCTACTGCCTATACTATGGAAAAACCTGTAGGTTCAATGGTAATGGCGCAAGATACGGGTGGGGCGATAAAAGGCGCAATTAGGGCAGATGTATTTTTTGGTCATGGTAAAAAAGCTGAATTACTCGCAAGTTCTATGAAATCAAAGGGTAGATATTTTGTATTAATTCCAAAAACAGTAAATATAAGAGATTAA